A window from Candidatus Methanomethylicota archaeon encodes these proteins:
- a CDS encoding AAA family ATPase has translation MKAKAIAIQAAGVTGTGIGKSLTIALLCRLFSEDGYRVAPFKALNLTNVVYRDSEGREFGYSQALQAIAAGIEPDYRMNPFTPKPLGNGEFELILEGRVIERYSMSLIGLMREGIKMFAHVNEFYNRIMSSIESCLHYLMSNYDIVCIEGTGPSKVLGIGFLSKLLDIPNMWIAKLASASVILLASSIDSAAATYHYLSEEERGIVKGIIINRFQQRDLKREIVEEMGIPERIFKYGVRKVEETWLKTLSIPIEVLGEIPYLEELSKIPPLDPLFSKERVNLDVWKETIPKIARKVRKSINMEKLYKLMGI, from the coding sequence GTGAAGGCTAAAGCTATAGCCATTCAAGCTGCTGGAGTTACTGGTACCGGTATTGGTAAGAGTTTGACGATTGCACTTCTATGCAGATTATTTTCAGAGGATGGATATAGGGTTGCACCCTTCAAAGCATTAAACTTGACCAATGTGGTTTATAGGGATAGTGAGGGGAGGGAGTTCGGGTATTCCCAAGCTCTTCAAGCAATTGCAGCAGGCATAGAACCTGATTATAGGATGAACCCCTTCACTCCAAAACCTCTTGGGAATGGGGAGTTTGAGTTGATCCTTGAGGGGAGGGTTATTGAAAGGTATAGTATGTCTCTAATTGGACTTATGAGGGAGGGGATTAAAATGTTTGCTCATGTCAATGAATTCTATAATAGGATTATGAGTTCCATAGAAAGTTGCCTACACTATCTAATGAGCAATTACGATATTGTATGCATAGAAGGGACTGGTCCATCGAAGGTTTTGGGAATTGGATTCCTCAGCAAACTCCTAGATATACCAAATATGTGGATTGCAAAACTTGCCTCAGCCTCAGTAATCCTACTTGCAAGTAGCATAGATTCAGCTGCAGCAACCTACCACTACCTATCCGAGGAGGAGAGGGGTATTGTTAAGGGGATTATCATAAACAGATTTCAACAGAGAGATCTCAAGAGGGAAATAGTTGAAGAGATGGGGATTCCGGAGAGAATCTTTAAATATGGAGTTAGGAAAGTTGAGGAGACATGGCTTAAGACATTATCAATACCCATTGAAGTGTTGGGGGAGATACCATACCTAGAGGAGTTATCGAAGATACCACCCCTAGACCCACTATTCTCGAAGGAAAGGGTTAATCTGGATGTGTGGAAAGAGACTATACCGAAAATTGCCAGGAAGGTTAGGAAAAGCATCAATATGGAGAAGCTCTACAAATTAATGGGTATATAG
- a CDS encoding HEPN domain-containing protein, with product MIDESSIAIEFIDVALSDFGASKLLFDGGFYPQALFMLQQSLEKAAKAILLKLKLVDVEGIGEKIGHSIKRVSLESIMLKIAMEFIDSITYELLAHLNEVKLYASNDHRIAIDKLCNELKENINQTITIASSLLSKPARSRGEIYKMYGRVKVLSRKALSKLDEETLKGINELMCEINMERFIKLIPNEITKTITSLQKMLSSAMNYITSNEQRIEICKTYEEQMNRFVMKLQLAITLYMLILWYKPFEKKISQLRYPNHKMKHNPININENTTLTQWAKMIIEKINETDMLKCIKELVKEKIESQKCRETLEFLKKDMINTSSSITSLQM from the coding sequence TTGATTGATGAATCCAGTATTGCAATAGAGTTTATTGATGTTGCTTTAAGTGATTTTGGTGCTTCAAAGCTTCTATTTGATGGTGGCTTTTATCCTCAAGCTCTCTTCATGCTTCAACAATCCCTTGAGAAGGCTGCTAAAGCAATACTCTTAAAACTTAAGCTTGTGGATGTTGAGGGGATTGGTGAAAAGATTGGGCATTCCATTAAGAGAGTGTCGCTTGAATCGATAATGCTGAAAATAGCAATGGAATTCATAGACTCCATAACTTACGAGCTACTTGCACACTTAAATGAAGTTAAACTATATGCCTCTAATGATCATAGGATAGCCATAGATAAACTTTGCAATGAGCTTAAGGAGAACATAAATCAAACAATAACTATAGCATCAAGCCTTCTAAGCAAACCAGCGAGGAGTAGAGGGGAGATATATAAAATGTATGGTAGGGTTAAAGTTCTCAGTAGGAAAGCGTTGAGTAAACTGGATGAGGAAACCCTTAAAGGAATCAATGAATTGATGTGTGAGATAAACATGGAAAGATTCATAAAACTCATACCAAACGAAATTACAAAGACAATAACGAGCCTCCAAAAGATGTTGTCATCGGCAATGAATTACATAACCTCAAATGAGCAACGCATAGAAATATGCAAAACATACGAGGAGCAAATGAATCGATTCGTAATGAAGCTTCAATTGGCAATCACACTATACATGCTAATATTATGGTATAAACCATTCGAGAAGAAAATATCCCAACTAAGATATCCAAACCATAAAATGAAACACAACCCAATAAACATAAACGAAAACACAACACTAACACAATGGGCCAAGATGATCATCGAAAAAATTAACGAGACGGACATGCTGAAATGCATAAAGGAACTTGTGAAAGAAAAGATTGAATCCCAAAAGTGTAGAGAGACTCTAGAATTTTTAAAGAAGGACATGATAAACACATCATCATCCATTACATCATTACAAATGTAA
- a CDS encoding acylphosphatase, producing the protein MRKKICDFVKKRLMIKGQKVQDVNYKLLLFEFAELNRLMGFHVRNIDGDVEVLMEGDEKNIDNFIKTVMISHPPHVKVEKIITEEYEGIVMSIESFYRLFKLQLLVEIAEIMERMVRALKNAELKNSIEL; encoded by the coding sequence TTGAGGAAGAAAATATGTGATTTTGTGAAAAAGCGATTAATGATTAAGGGACAAAAAGTTCAAGATGTGAATTATAAACTCCTACTCTTCGAATTTGCGGAATTAAATAGATTGATGGGGTTTCATGTTAGGAACATTGATGGAGATGTTGAAGTCCTCATGGAAGGGGATGAGAAGAATATAGACAACTTCATTAAAACTGTAATGATATCGCATCCTCCACATGTGAAGGTGGAGAAAATAATTACTGAAGAATATGAAGGGATTGTGATGAGTATTGAAAGCTTTTACAGGCTCTTCAAACTACAATTATTAGTTGAAATAGCTGAGATAATGGAAAGAATGGTACGAGCCCTAAAGAATGCTGAGCTGAAAAACTCAATAGAATTGTAA
- a CDS encoding type II toxin-antitoxin system RelE/ParE family toxin, with amino-acid sequence MSCKLKFEKPAEKAISSLPEMVSKRIHKRLEELAQEPSCEERLKGKLKNLCKMRIGNYRVIYYLLPCTVIIIRIGKRESFYEKL; translated from the coding sequence TTGAGTTGTAAATTAAAATTTGAAAAGCCTGCGGAAAAAGCTATATCCAGTTTACCAGAAATGGTCTCAAAAAGAATTCATAAAAGACTAGAAGAACTAGCGCAGGAGCCATCATGCGAAGAAAGGTTAAAGGGAAAGTTGAAAAACTTGTGTAAAATGCGCATAGGTAATTACAGAGTCATATATTACCTATTACCATGCACTGTTATCATTATCAGAATTGGGAAAAGAGAAAGCTTCTATGAAAAACTCTAA